The Megalobrama amblycephala isolate DHTTF-2021 linkage group LG16, ASM1881202v1, whole genome shotgun sequence genome includes the window ttactgtttctactgtattttttgttaaataaatgcagccttggtaagcataagagacttctttcaaaaacattacaaaattataatgttttcaaacttttgacaggtTCTGTAGCCTAAAGTTTATAACACCATAAATATATTATGAATCTCTTatatttgttacttttgatcaatttcatgTATCCCTGCTGAATAgacatattatttatttttaaaaatgtacaaaaatatattaaaaataaaaaacaatcttactaatgttttaattgtaatatacTATATGCTAATTGTGCTATTTCATTAAGTATTTTAATGTGGTCATGATTTCAGGTCATCAGCATGAAGAAGACTGTCTTTTTTCCCGGGAGAGTTAACGTCTCCTTCAGGAAAGGCCCTTCAGGCCATTTAAGACAGGACCCATCTGAAGAGGCAAAAAGTATTAAAGACAACCCTTCTTTGCAGGACAAGTCAGCACCTCAAAGAGAAGATCTGGTCAAAACCAATGCCCGTTCTGTTGTGTTACACAGAGGAGGGGATGTCTCTGACAAGCAAGAGGTTTTAGGAGAATATGTTCTTCAGTTTGGCAAGTACAAGGGCAAGTCCTTCAGGTGGTTATTGGAGAATGATGTTGGCTACGCTTTGTACCTGTCCAGCAAGGTTGAGGAGGAAGAACAGGCTGGGCAGTTCAACCCAGAAGGTCCTTGCAAGGATAGCCTCATTTTCTTTCTTGAATACTCAAGAAGCTTCAAGGAAATTGAGGATCTTAAACAGTATCTGTCTCAAAGGCCAGATCCAATGCCAGTCTTGTCAGAGCATGACAATATTGTTGCATTTGGAACAAGAGCACAAGATACTTGGAGAAAAATTTGGGAGACCAGGGCTGATGGATATGCTTCCTTTATAATGAGACAGAAATGTGTTCCAGGAAGTAAGATGTATCTGTTGCAGAAGTATCTTTTAAAGCAGCAGCAAAACCAACTGCCCAAAAACCCTCCTCTGTTGCACTCAGCATCATCTTCCACTGCAAGGCCTCTGGTTCCTTCAAGTACTGCCTCTGATCATCCAGGTGAGTTAATAAAATTCATGCATATTTGATTAAAAGTCTCCTGATGCATTAAAGTCTTCTGGTGCatttgttttatgtcatagtAATGGAGGAGGATGAGGAACTGGAGAAGATGATGTTGAGTCTTTCTCCAACAAAATATCTCACACAGCCGAGTAAGTGAACCAACAATCATTTTCAGTGTCATGTTTTTTATATGTAGCCATGTCTTGTTCTTTATGACATTAAGTTGCACATACTTCAATTAAACTATTCAAATTTTAATGCTTAATTTTTTAGGATCGTCTGCAGCCCCTGGATCCACAGTCTTATCTAAAAGAGGTTATTTTCCACATCAGTTTTGGGGGATTATTCTGTTATCGACAGATTTATCCTCCATTTctgattttaaatgattttgtttgttgttttggcaGTGTTCTTGCCTGTTCTAAAACACGTTCTTTTGTTCCACTAACTACTTTTAAGGGATAAACATACCAGTGACGAGGGTGAGTGCACTTCATGAATTGTATGCATGCATGCTATTTAATTGAATTTGTTGTCTTTAAGTAAAAATTCTACTTATATTATAACAATTAAATCTGAACATTGTTAGAATTTTCAAACTAgaatctttaaataaatgatgattGTAGTCACTGTTTTAC containing:
- the LOC125249384 gene encoding uncharacterized protein LOC125249384 isoform X1, which translates into the protein MKKTVFFPGRVNVSFRKGPSGHLRQDPSEEAKSIKDNPSLQDKSAPQREDLVKTNARSVVLHRGGDVSDKQEVLGEYVLQFGKYKGKSFRWLLENDVGYALYLSSKVEEEEQAGQFNPEGPCKDSLIFFLEYSRSFKEIEDLKQYLSQRPDPMPVLSEHDNIVAFGTRAQDTWRKIWETRADGYASFIMRQKCVPGSKMYLLQKYLLKQQQNQLPKNPPLLHSASSSTARPLVPSSTASDHPVMEEDEELEKMMLSLSPTKYLTQPRSSAAPGSTVLSKRGINIPVTRFCLSLHHQSPILPFHQLLCTSSQGKGSVPTAPAPTTSTQTEALNIPQCSFGEHTRLHSKNIRKLEMFPKLLSGIL
- the LOC125249384 gene encoding uncharacterized protein LOC125249384 isoform X2 → MKKTVFFPGRVNVSFRKGPSGHLRQDPSEEAKSIKDNPSLQDKSAPQREDLVKTNARSVVLHRGGDVSDKQEVLGEYVLQFGKYKGKSFRWLLENDVGYALYLSSKVEEEEQAGQFNPEGPCKDSLIFFLEYSRSFKEIEDLKQYLSQRPDPMPVLSEHDNIVAFGTRAQDTWRKIWETRADGYASFIMRQKCVPGSKMYLLQKYLLKQQQNQLPKNPPLLHSASSSTARPLVPSSTASDHPVMEEDEELEKMMLSLSPTKYLTQPRSSAAPGSTVLSKRVLPQPPPSVSHSPIPPAPVYFFTG